A single region of the Planctomycetota bacterium genome encodes:
- a CDS encoding 2-oxoacid:ferredoxin oxidoreductase subunit beta, whose product MNCPLKSNTELSNGASEINKHPLDKFIRQDRMPHIWCPGCGLGTVFNGLLNAIIKSSASGETSPAGGGIDLDKIAIVSGIGCTGRIAGYVKFDGFHTTHGRAIPFATGLKLARPDLKVIVVSGEGDLFSIGGNHFIHAGRRNVDLTVICVNNSNYGMTGGQCSATTPVKAITATTPFGNFEAPFSLPHIAAAVGAVYVARWTAFHVQKMQASMVRAIRKKGFSFVEIMSPCPTYYARMNKLGSGLDMMKFYKENTVIQKEVQLKDISIVRGGKIVIGDFVDSDRPTFNDLVDELTCRFTGATMHKEEKQKLTHE is encoded by the coding sequence ATGAATTGTCCGTTAAAATCTAATACAGAACTTTCTAACGGGGCAAGCGAGATTAATAAGCATCCGCTGGATAAATTTATCCGCCAGGACCGGATGCCCCATATCTGGTGTCCGGGTTGCGGGCTGGGCACGGTCTTCAACGGACTGCTCAATGCGATAATAAAATCCTCCGCCTCTGGCGAGACCTCGCCTGCGGGCGGGGGGATTGATCTGGATAAAATAGCCATTGTCTCCGGCATCGGCTGCACCGGCCGGATTGCCGGCTATGTCAAGTTCGACGGATTCCATACCACGCACGGCCGGGCCATCCCGTTTGCCACCGGACTAAAATTAGCCCGGCCGGACCTGAAGGTAATTGTGGTTTCCGGCGAGGGTGATCTGTTCTCGATCGGCGGCAATCATTTCATTCACGCCGGCCGGCGCAACGTGGACCTGACCGTAATCTGCGTCAATAACTCCAATTACGGCATGACCGGCGGCCAGTGCAGCGCCACCACGCCGGTCAAGGCCATTACCGCCACCACGCCTTTCGGTAATTTCGAGGCGCCATTTAGTTTGCCCCATATTGCCGCGGCCGTCGGCGCGGTCTATGTGGCCCGCTGGACCGCCTTCCACGTCCAGAAAATGCAGGCATCCATGGTCCGGGCCATCCGGAAAAAGGGATTCAGTTTCGTGGAAATAATGTCGCCCTGCCCGACCTATTACGCCCGGATGAATAAACTCGGCTCCGGCCTGGATATGATGAAATTTTACAAGGAAAATACCGTCATTCAAAAGGAGGTTCAGCTCAAGGATATCAGCATTGTCCGGGGCGGCAAGATCGTCATCGGGGATTTCGTGGACAGCGACCGGCCGACCTTTAACGACTTGGTAGATGAATTAACCTGCCGGTTTACCGGAGCCACGATGCATAAAGAAGAAAAACAAAAGCTCACGCATGAATAA
- a CDS encoding 2-oxoacid:acceptor oxidoreductase subunit alpha, with protein sequence MGAPNETVLEGKHFINGATACAEGAIVAGCRFFAGYPITPATEVAERMSERLPHLGGIYIQMEDEIASMAAILGASWGGKKSMTATSGPGFSLMMENLGLGIMTETPCVVVNMQRAGPSTGLPTYVGQGDMMQARWGSHGVYEIIALAPSSPQEALDLTIMAFNLSEEFRLPVLIMGDEIISHMAERVIIPSPDKVRIYPRRAPKSPPDEYLPYQPNSDLVPDMATAGQGYHIQTTGLTHNEKGYPVMTTEAHQKLVKRLVDKIILNKDKIIRVEEENTANADVVVCSYGSSARIAEWAIREARAKGIKVGKLRLITVWPFPDEQVRAMAKKIKAFVVPEINNGQISLEVERCAGGQARVISVPHMGGAAHNPQDILDAIMKAVK encoded by the coding sequence ATGGGCGCACCAAACGAAACCGTTTTAGAAGGCAAGCATTTCATCAACGGCGCGACAGCCTGCGCCGAGGGCGCGATTGTGGCCGGCTGCCGGTTCTTTGCCGGATACCCAATTACCCCGGCCACCGAAGTGGCCGAGCGGATGTCCGAACGCCTGCCCCATCTGGGCGGTATTTATATCCAGATGGAGGACGAGATTGCCTCGATGGCCGCGATACTCGGAGCATCCTGGGGCGGGAAAAAGTCCATGACCGCCACCTCAGGTCCAGGCTTTTCGCTGATGATGGAAAATCTCGGGCTGGGCATTATGACCGAGACACCTTGTGTTGTAGTGAATATGCAGCGGGCCGGGCCGTCCACCGGACTGCCCACCTATGTCGGACAAGGGGATATGATGCAGGCGCGCTGGGGCTCGCACGGGGTTTATGAAATCATTGCCCTGGCGCCGTCTTCGCCCCAGGAAGCCCTGGACCTGACCATCATGGCTTTTAACCTGTCCGAGGAATTCCGGTTGCCGGTCCTGATAATGGGTGATGAGATAATCTCGCATATGGCCGAGCGGGTAATTATTCCGTCGCCTGATAAGGTCAGGATATATCCGCGCCGCGCGCCCAAGTCGCCGCCTGATGAATACCTGCCTTACCAGCCAAATAGCGATCTGGTGCCGGATATGGCCACGGCCGGCCAGGGTTATCATATCCAGACCACCGGCCTGACCCATAACGAGAAGGGCTATCCGGTCATGACCACCGAGGCGCACCAGAAACTGGTAAAACGGCTGGTTGATAAAATAATCCTTAACAAGGATAAAATCATCCGGGTGGAAGAAGAGAACACCGCCAATGCGGATGTAGTGGTTTGCAGTTACGGCAGTTCGGCCCGGATTGCCGAGTGGGCAATACGAGAAGCGCGCGCCAAGGGAATCAAGGTCGGCAAGTTGCGCCTGATTACGGTCTGGCCGTTCCCGGACGAGCAGGTCAGGGCCATGGCCAAGAAGATAAAGGCCTTTGTGGTGCCCGAGATAAACAACGGGCAGATTAGTTTAGAGGTGGAGCGCTGCGCCGGCGGCCAGGCCCGGGTCATCAGCGTGCCGCATATGGGCGGCGCCGCGCATAACCCGCAGGATATTCTTGACGCGATTATGAAGGCAGTGAAATAG
- the gdhA gene encoding NADP-specific glutamate dehydrogenase, which produces MAGNNLTQFMDRVKAKNPSETEFHQAVYEVLSSIMPFIEKNPKYQKAKILERIVEPERVMMFRVPWVNDQGEVQVNRGFRIEMNSAIGPYKGGLRLHPSVNLGILKFLAFEQVFKNSLTTLPMGGGKGGSDFDPKGKSDNEVMHFCQSFMSELFRHIGPDTDVPAGDIGVGGREIGFLFGQYKRLRNEFTGVLTGKGRNWGGSLIRPEATGYGVLYFVDEMLKTRKETLKGKTVVISGSGNVSQYAAEKAMEMGGKVVSMSDSDGTVYDEKGMTKEKLAFVMELKNVKRGRIKEYADKFGAKYLAGKKPWGIKCDVALPCATQNEIDGDEAKLLIKNGCMCVAEGANMPSNIDAINAYLDAKILYGPAKAANAGGVATSGLEMSQNSLRLSWTREEVDEKLHNIMKDIHATCVKYGTEGKFINYVSGANIGGFVKVADSMMDQGVV; this is translated from the coding sequence ATGGCCGGAAACAACCTAACGCAATTTATGGACAGGGTCAAGGCCAAGAACCCCTCGGAAACAGAGTTCCACCAGGCGGTCTATGAGGTGCTCTCATCAATCATGCCCTTCATAGAAAAGAACCCCAAATACCAAAAAGCCAAGATTCTGGAAAGAATCGTCGAGCCCGAACGGGTCATGATGTTCCGGGTACCCTGGGTTAACGACCAGGGCGAGGTCCAGGTCAACCGCGGGTTCAGGATTGAGATGAACAGCGCCATCGGCCCCTACAAGGGCGGCCTGCGCCTGCACCCATCGGTCAACCTGGGCATCCTCAAATTCCTGGCATTTGAACAGGTCTTTAAAAACTCACTGACCACGCTGCCCATGGGCGGCGGCAAGGGCGGCTCGGATTTCGACCCCAAGGGCAAGTCGGACAACGAAGTCATGCACTTCTGCCAGTCGTTTATGAGCGAACTCTTCCGCCACATCGGCCCGGATACTGATGTTCCGGCCGGCGACATCGGCGTGGGCGGCCGGGAAATCGGCTTCCTGTTCGGGCAGTATAAGCGCCTGCGCAACGAATTCACCGGCGTCTTAACCGGCAAGGGCCGGAACTGGGGCGGCTCGCTGATTCGTCCGGAAGCCACCGGCTACGGCGTGCTTTATTTCGTGGACGAGATGCTCAAGACCCGCAAGGAAACGCTCAAAGGCAAGACCGTGGTCATCTCCGGCTCAGGTAATGTCTCCCAGTACGCGGCTGAAAAAGCCATGGAAATGGGCGGCAAGGTCGTATCCATGTCCGACTCAGACGGCACGGTTTATGATGAAAAGGGCATGACCAAGGAAAAACTGGCCTTTGTCATGGAGTTGAAGAACGTCAAGCGGGGCCGAATCAAGGAATACGCGGACAAGTTCGGCGCCAAGTATCTGGCCGGCAAAAAGCCCTGGGGCATCAAGTGCGACGTGGCGCTGCCCTGCGCCACCCAGAACGAGATTGACGGCGACGAAGCCAAACTGCTCATCAAGAACGGCTGTATGTGCGTGGCCGAAGGCGCCAATATGCCCAGCAACATCGACGCCATCAACGCCTATCTCGATGCCAAAATCCTCTACGGACCGGCCAAGGCGGCCAATGCCGGCGGCGTAGCCACCAGCGGCCTGGAAATGTCACAGAACTCGCTCCGGCTGTCCTGGACCCGCGAAGAGGTGGACGAGAAACTGCACAACATCATGAAGGACATCCATGCCACCTGCGTCAAGTACGGCACGGAAGGCAAGTTCATCAATTACGTCAGCGGCGCTAACATCGGCGGATTCGTCAAGGTGGCGGATTCAATGATGGACCAGGGGGTGGTCTAA
- a CDS encoding nitronate monooxygenase, translated as MTDTKRINQLWRKGREFLGVDYPIICGAMTWVSTPHLVATVCNAGAFGVLAGGNMPTELLAKDIDDTRTLTKKPFGVNLITIAPNYPAHLELACRKKAPFIIFAGSFPRTEEIQQAKDSGAKVICFASTDSIAERMIKYGTDGLMLEGSESGGHIGPVSLIVLLQEVLFKFKDQLPIFAAGGIATGQMMAHLLLMGASGIQMGTRFVMSPECQAHPEFKEAFLRAKARDAMATPQFDSALPVVSVRALYNEGTIAFGKLQMELIKKLEAGAISRKEAQFEVERFWMGALKKAVVDGDVKRGSLMAGQSVGLVKDIKPIKEIISQFIADAAAELDLIHSNTH; from the coding sequence ATGACAGATACCAAGCGGATTAATCAATTATGGCGCAAGGGCCGGGAATTCCTGGGCGTGGACTATCCGATCATCTGCGGGGCCATGACCTGGGTCTCGACCCCGCACCTGGTGGCCACGGTCTGCAATGCCGGCGCCTTCGGCGTCCTGGCCGGCGGCAATATGCCCACGGAACTGCTGGCTAAGGATATTGACGACACCCGCACCCTAACTAAGAAACCATTTGGAGTCAATCTCATCACCATTGCCCCGAACTACCCGGCGCACCTGGAGCTGGCCTGCCGCAAGAAGGCGCCCTTTATCATCTTTGCCGGTAGTTTCCCGCGCACCGAGGAAATCCAGCAGGCCAAGGACTCCGGCGCCAAGGTCATCTGCTTTGCCTCGACCGATTCCATCGCCGAACGGATGATAAAATACGGCACGGACGGCCTGATGCTCGAAGGCAGCGAATCCGGCGGCCATATCGGCCCGGTCTCGCTGATTGTCCTCTTGCAGGAGGTGCTCTTCAAGTTCAAGGACCAGCTGCCTATCTTCGCGGCCGGCGGCATTGCCACCGGCCAAATGATGGCCCACCTGCTGTTGATGGGCGCATCCGGCATCCAGATGGGCACCCGGTTCGTCATGTCGCCGGAATGCCAGGCGCATCCGGAATTCAAGGAGGCGTTCCTGCGCGCCAAGGCCCGGGATGCCATGGCCACGCCCCAGTTTGATTCGGCCCTGCCGGTGGTCTCAGTCCGGGCCCTGTATAACGAAGGCACAATCGCCTTCGGAAAACTCCAGATGGAACTGATTAAGAAACTGGAAGCCGGCGCCATCTCCCGCAAGGAAGCGCAGTTTGAGGTGGAACGGTTCTGGATGGGCGCCCTAAAAAAGGCCGTGGTGGATGGCGACGTCAAACGCGGCTCGCTCATGGCCGGCCAGAGCGTCGGACTGGTCAAGGATATCAAACCCATTAAGGAAATCATCAGCCAATTCATCGCCGATGCCGCGGCCGAGCTGGATTTAATCCATTCTAACACGCACTAA
- a CDS encoding nucleotidyl transferase AbiEii/AbiGii toxin family protein gives MQPDKKYLEKKSAQTGFAKDNLEKVWRLTVLLKRITESPVLRDKFLLRGGTALNFIHSDIPRLSVDIDLDFIGALEKEAMEAQKPALLKEIHDLVSGLGYKSIGRDRGHASHQFILKYPNLWGSNAEVKTDINWLDRLPILEKKSLPFKTELFEVIPKFNVYTLVLEELLASKIVTFLNRQQPRDFYDVYKIAQNIVLYDKDLLRKLVVWTGCTEEEHFRKLIKFKGADINKRGFEQMVRPLLREAEKLKFDTAIKIVNQFIKSILIFNKDEKVFIDGFYKKQVKPKLLFGTYKYTSDILKHPNLLWRLKNMK, from the coding sequence ATGCAACCAGACAAAAAGTATCTTGAGAAAAAGTCGGCCCAGACCGGCTTTGCAAAAGACAATCTGGAAAAGGTCTGGCGCCTGACCGTCCTGCTTAAACGGATAACCGAATCGCCTGTTTTAAGGGATAAATTCCTGCTCCGGGGCGGCACGGCATTAAACTTCATTCATTCAGATATTCCGCGTCTCTCGGTTGATATTGACTTGGATTTTATTGGCGCGTTGGAAAAAGAAGCAATGGAAGCGCAGAAACCGGCTTTACTTAAGGAAATCCATGATTTAGTATCCGGATTAGGATATAAATCTATAGGAAGGGATAGAGGTCACGCCTCCCATCAATTTATTCTTAAATATCCAAACCTTTGGGGTAGCAATGCGGAAGTTAAGACAGATATTAATTGGCTTGACCGCCTACCGATATTAGAGAAGAAAAGCCTGCCCTTCAAAACCGAGCTATTTGAAGTAATACCTAAGTTCAATGTTTATACCTTGGTTTTGGAGGAACTGCTTGCCAGCAAGATAGTTACCTTCCTGAATCGCCAGCAACCAAGAGATTTTTATGATGTTTATAAAATAGCGCAAAATATAGTCCTGTATGATAAAGACCTTTTAAGGAAACTCGTGGTTTGGACCGGATGTACGGAAGAAGAACACTTCAGGAAACTGATTAAATTCAAAGGCGCAGATATTAACAAGCGTGGCTTTGAACAAATGGTTCGTCCGCTGCTTCGCGAGGCGGAGAAACTCAAATTTGATACGGCAATTAAAATCGTCAACCAATTCATCAAGTCAATCCTGATATTTAACAAAGATGAAAAAGTGTTTATAGATGGGTTTTATAAGAAAC
- a CDS encoding 4Fe-4S binding protein yields MKKLRGKQSGEKDKPAAEAGQPVIIDVPKGNLVLIKDRCKSCGFCIEFCPKKVLEFSSEANAKGYRIPRAKDPDACILCGFCSMYCPDFAIYQTKNDKTGKK; encoded by the coding sequence ATGAAGAAGTTGCGGGGCAAACAATCAGGCGAAAAGGATAAACCGGCGGCTGAAGCCGGCCAGCCGGTTATTATAGATGTGCCTAAGGGCAACCTGGTCTTGATTAAAGACCGCTGTAAGAGTTGCGGGTTCTGTATTGAATTCTGCCCCAAGAAGGTGCTGGAGTTTTCATCCGAAGCTAATGCCAAGGGATACCGGATACCCAGGGCCAAAGACCCGGACGCCTGCATCCTGTGCGGTTTTTGTTCGATGTATTGCCCGGACTTTGCGATTTACCAGACGAAGAACGATAAGACAGGGAAAAAGTAA
- a CDS encoding diacylglycerol kinase family lipid kinase translates to MRLKIIVNPISGSGRSMRFLERLKDALVKEQIDCQVAPTQKAGDATRIAAEHQDNTSILCLGGDGTLNEVINGLLSNTKFNTDTRPTLGFIPFGSGNVIAKELGLKRNIRQFIHLFRNNLSRQLDLGCVTLPKENLRRYFISMTGIGFDAQVAQKYHLSRKDGSRLQAHLFSYFPIALRHLFSYQAPRINILADGKPLAENASFVQVANVRSYGGPFVLVNQAIHNDGALDACWFTGKSSLSILLYYTLAFLGNGSLASAGHQRVNKVVVTSQETVALQVDGDFCGYLPAEIEIVPQAVRMFTPTPMP, encoded by the coding sequence ATGAGACTCAAGATTATCGTCAACCCGATTTCCGGCAGCGGCCGGTCCATGCGCTTCCTAGAACGCCTCAAAGACGCCCTGGTTAAAGAGCAGATAGACTGCCAGGTAGCGCCCACCCAAAAGGCCGGAGACGCTACACGAATAGCCGCCGAACATCAGGATAATACGTCCATCCTGTGCCTGGGCGGGGACGGCACGCTTAACGAGGTCATCAACGGGCTCTTATCAAACACCAAATTTAATACGGATACTAGACCGACCCTGGGATTTATTCCCTTCGGTTCCGGGAACGTCATTGCCAAGGAACTCGGGTTAAAACGAAATATCAGGCAATTCATCCACCTGTTTCGGAATAACTTATCACGCCAACTGGACCTGGGTTGTGTCACTCTGCCAAAGGAAAACCTGAGACGCTATTTTATCTCCATGACCGGCATCGGCTTTGACGCCCAGGTAGCCCAAAAATACCACCTGTCGCGTAAGGATGGCTCCAGATTGCAGGCGCACCTGTTCAGTTATTTCCCGATTGCCCTTCGGCATCTCTTTTCCTATCAGGCGCCCCGGATAAACATCCTTGCAGACGGCAAACCGCTCGCAGAAAACGCCTCGTTTGTCCAGGTTGCCAATGTCCGCAGTTACGGCGGGCCGTTTGTTCTGGTCAACCAAGCCATCCATAATGACGGCGCGCTGGACGCCTGCTGGTTCACCGGTAAATCGTCCTTGAGCATCCTGCTCTATTACACCCTGGCCTTTCTGGGCAATGGTTCGCTCGCCTCAGCCGGGCATCAGCGGGTAAACAAAGTAGTTGTCACCTCCCAAGAAACCGTGGCCCTCCAGGTGGACGGCGACTTCTGCGGCTACCTGCCGGCTGAGATAGAAATCGTTCCCCAGGCCGTACGGATGTTTACCCCCACACCAATGCCTTAA